A region from the Triplophysa rosa linkage group LG4, Trosa_1v2, whole genome shotgun sequence genome encodes:
- the mgarpb gene encoding protein MGARP isoform X2, with protein MMFCRTAWQRLAPLARKTLFPLTNNAVPIRQMSFGLPASGTNIAYMVLGGGSLTAALVYAYKTINSDSARYNDRIAQIEARSKRAVAAFTAAAAVETAVAELTVTEIEPISGVLATEPTNAAADSPAELVADMTVEAEEAVATPAVVEAVTPDAEEPAEDVAAAAPLAVTTDLLSTVRMIAGSTAEIAAASIGDQHLVAAVRLAEVKHSGDTFNGVELPDVKVLVPEVEGSITVKEVDVETDMRRSDGEVEELEELPAALEEEALWWD; from the exons ATGATGTTCTGCAGAACGGCTTGGCAAAGACTCGCGCCTCTGGCACGCAAAACACTCTTTCCTTTGACTAATAATG CTGTCCCAATACGACAGATGTCCTTCGGACTGCCTGCGTCAGGCACAAACATTGCATACATGGTACTTGGTGGAGGCTCACTAACTGCTGCTCTTGTTTAT gcttataaaacaataaactctgACAGTGCAAGATATAATGACAGGATTGCTCAAATTGAGGCCAGATCCAAAA GAGCAGTGGCTGCATTCACAGCAGCAGCAGCTGTGGAAACTGCGGTGGCCGAACTCACCGTTACTGAAATAGAACCCATCTCTGGGGTGCTTGCTACTGAACCCACCAATGCTGCTGCAGATTCTCCTGCAGAGCTTGTGGCCGATATGACAGTAGAGGCTGAAGAAGCCGTGGCAACACCTGCTGTCGTTGAGGCAGTGACACCTGATGCTGAGGAACCTGCCGAAGATGTTGCTGCTGCAGCTCCACTTGCCGTGACGACGG ACCTACTAAGCACCGTGAGAATGATTGCTGGATCTACAGCAGAGATCGCTGCAGCTTCAATTGGAGACCAGCATCTGGTGGCTGCAGTGCGGTTAGCTGAGGTGAAACATTCAGGAGACACCTTCAATGGAGTGGAGCTTCCAGATGTTAAAGTGTTGGTCCCAGAAGTAGAGGGATCTATAACTGTGAAAGAAGTGGATGTGGAGACTGACATGAGAAGGTCCGATGGTGAAGTAGAAGAACTGGAAGAACTTCCTGCAGCACTAGAAGA
- the mgarpb gene encoding protein MGARP isoform X1 has translation MMFCRTAWQRLAPLARKTLFPLTNNAVPIRQMSFGLPASGTNIAYMVLGGGSLTAALVYAYKTINSDSARYNDRIAQIEARSKRAVAAFTAAAAVETAVAELTVTEIEPISGVLATEPTNAAADSPAELVADMTVEAEEAVATPAVVEAVTPDAEEPAEDVAAAAPLAVTTAIPVSDLLSTVRMIAGSTAEIAAASIGDQHLVAAVRLAEVKHSGDTFNGVELPDVKVLVPEVEGSITVKEVDVETDMRRSDGEVEELEELPAALEEEALWWD, from the exons ATGATGTTCTGCAGAACGGCTTGGCAAAGACTCGCGCCTCTGGCACGCAAAACACTCTTTCCTTTGACTAATAATG CTGTCCCAATACGACAGATGTCCTTCGGACTGCCTGCGTCAGGCACAAACATTGCATACATGGTACTTGGTGGAGGCTCACTAACTGCTGCTCTTGTTTAT gcttataaaacaataaactctgACAGTGCAAGATATAATGACAGGATTGCTCAAATTGAGGCCAGATCCAAAA GAGCAGTGGCTGCATTCACAGCAGCAGCAGCTGTGGAAACTGCGGTGGCCGAACTCACCGTTACTGAAATAGAACCCATCTCTGGGGTGCTTGCTACTGAACCCACCAATGCTGCTGCAGATTCTCCTGCAGAGCTTGTGGCCGATATGACAGTAGAGGCTGAAGAAGCCGTGGCAACACCTGCTGTCGTTGAGGCAGTGACACCTGATGCTGAGGAACCTGCCGAAGATGTTGCTGCTGCAGCTCCACTTGCCGTGACGACGG CTATCCCTGTGTCAGACCTACTAAGCACCGTGAGAATGATTGCTGGATCTACAGCAGAGATCGCTGCAGCTTCAATTGGAGACCAGCATCTGGTGGCTGCAGTGCGGTTAGCTGAGGTGAAACATTCAGGAGACACCTTCAATGGAGTGGAGCTTCCAGATGTTAAAGTGTTGGTCCCAGAAGTAGAGGGATCTATAACTGTGAAAGAAGTGGATGTGGAGACTGACATGAGAAGGTCCGATGGTGAAGTAGAAGAACTGGAAGAACTTCCTGCAGCACTAGAAGA
- the LOC130553670 gene encoding histone PARylation factor 1, which produces MAGRGKRKPKSLPQTETLNGDVKKAKEDQMDGKIEEEMREEVERLYKLRMPEDFYQFWEFCKGLRAECPQDALKEALGLQLVGPFDILAKKHKSSSPSQPNFHLHCRYFYDPPEFQTIIKGNADTQHHMGYFRDLHDALPVFIGENEAKKGYTITQMGDNIFSAVLLFLQKKRKERGYQKDEAALDRLGKDLKREAERLGLPLDQKTKAMKQREKKVVTKTFHGAGIVVPIDKNDVGYRELPETDASLKKICKAIAEAKNDEERMKAFAPIQEMITFVQFANDECDYGMGYELGIDLFCYGSHYFYKVVRQLLPMAYNLLKRGLFGEILEAHLTSRSHDNLDQLASV; this is translated from the exons ATGGCTGGACGCGGGAAAAGAAAACCCAAATCTTTGCCGCAG ACAGAAACACTAAATGGAGATGTAAAAAAGGCAAAAGAAGACCAGATGGATGGAAAGATAGAAGAAGAGATGAGAGAGGAAGTGGAGAGGTTGTACAAACTACGTATGCCTGAGGATTTCTACCAGTTTTGGGAATTTTGCAAAGGGCTTCGTGCAGAGTGTCCACAag ATGCTCTAAAGGAAGCGCTTGGGCTCCAGTTAGTCGGCCCATTTGATATCCTGGCCAAGAAGCACAAAAGCTCATCTCCCTCTCAGCCCAATTTCCATCTGCATTGCCGTTATTTTTATGATCCCCCAGAATTCCAGACAATCATAAAGGGAAACGCAGATACACAGCACCACATGGGCTACTTCCG AGATTTGCATGATGCTTTGCCTGTGTTCATTGGAGAGAATGAAGCCAAGAAGGGCTATACGATCACACAGATGGGTGACAACATATTTTCCGCAGTTCT GCtgtttttgcagaagaaaagaaAGGAGAGGGGATACCAGAAGGATGAGGCTGCTTTGGACAGGTTAGGAAAAGATTTGAAACGAGAGGCAGAGAGGCTGGGTTTGCCTCTGGACCAAAAAACTAAAGCGATGAAGCAAAGAGAGAAAAAG gtgGTCACAAAGACATTTCATGGAGCAGGAATTGTGGTTCCAATAGATAAAAATGACGTCGGATACAGAGAATTACCAGAAACTGATG CGAGTCTGAAAAAGATTTGCAAAGCAATAGCAGAGGCCAAaaatgatgaggagaggatgaaAGCTTTCGCACCCATTCAGGAAATGATTACATTTGTTCAGTTTGCCAATGATGAATGTGACTACGGCATGGGCTATGAGCTTGGCATCGACCTGTTTTGCTACGGCTCTCAT TATTTCTATAAAGTGGTACGTCAGCTGCTCCCCATGGCTTACAATCTGTTGAAGAGAGGTCTGTTCGGTGAGATACTGGAGGCACATCTCACCAGTCGTTCCCACGACAACCTTGACCAGCTCGCCTCTGTCTGA